A single Lolium perenne isolate Kyuss_39 chromosome 6, Kyuss_2.0, whole genome shotgun sequence DNA region contains:
- the LOC127307895 gene encoding protein G1-like1 → MDMTGVAVADSPSSVVGGTSSALGAPRPSRYESQKRRDWQTFGQYLRNHRPPLELARCSGAHVLEFLRYLDQFGKTKVHAAGCPFFGHPSPPAPCPCPLKQAWGSLDALVGRLRAAFEEHGGRQEANPFGARAVRLYLRDVRDSQAKARGIAYEKKRRKRNPASKQKTRQGQEETQVEVVRHCGMVDHPAAHAQYLFPMHSQYLFQGHFLAPAPDGDPAGALEGGVVHGAGEDIVMVMAAAAAAAESHAAGCMMPLPLSVFN, encoded by the coding sequence ATGGACATGACCGGTGTGGCCGTGGCGGACAGCCCTAGCAGCGTCGTCGGAGGAACGTCGTCCGCGTTGGGGGCGCCGCGGCCGAGCAGGTACGAGTCGCAGAAGCGGCGTGACTGGCAGACGTTCGGGCAGTACCTGCGGAACCACCGGCCGCCGCTAGAGCTTGCCCGGTGCAGCGGCGCGCATGTCCTGGAGTTCCTACGCTACCTCGACCAGTTCGGCAAGACCAAGGTGCACGCGGCGGGGTGCCCCTTCTTCGGCCACCCCTCGCCGCCTGCGCCATGCCCGTGCCCGCTGAAGCAAGCGTGGGGCAGCCTTGACGCGCTGGTGGGCCGCCTCCGCGCCGCCTTCGAGGAGCACGGCGGCCGGCAGGAGGCCAATCCGTTCGGCGCGCGCGCCGTTAGGCTCTACCTCCGCGACGTCCGCGACAGCCAGGCCAAGGCGCGCGGCATCGCCTACGAGAAGAAGCGACGGAAGAGGAATCCGGCGTCGAAGCAGAAGACACGGCAGGGGCAGGAGGAGACGCAGGTCGAGGTGGTGAGGCACTGTGGCATGGTGGATCACCCGGCGGCGCACGCGCAGTACCTGTTCCCTATGCATTCGCAGTACCTGTTCCAGGGCCACTTCCTGGCGCCGGCTCCCGACGGGGATCCCGCCGGAGCGCTGGAGGGCGGCGTGGTTCACGGCGCAGGGGAGGACATAGTGATGgtcatggcggcggcggccgcggccgcCGAGTCTCACGCGGCGGGTTGCATGATGCCGCTGCCGCTCTCCGTGTTCAACTAG